In Thermococcus sp. M39, the following are encoded in one genomic region:
- a CDS encoding AbrB/MazE/SpoVT family DNA-binding domain-containing protein translates to MGITRVDEKGRILLPKDIRRKLKIKKGEEFLVTEIDNETIILKRFNVKQMLQELIAKAKKVDIDKLEKETEEEGNRVAKEKYKISD, encoded by the coding sequence GTGGGAATTACTAGGGTTGATGAAAAGGGTAGGATTTTGCTCCCAAAAGATATTAGGAGAAAGCTGAAGATTAAGAAGGGGGAAGAGTTCTTGGTAACAGAAATTGACAATGAAACAATAATATTAAAGCGTTTTAATGTGAAGCAGATGCTCCAAGAGCTCATAGCAAAGGCAAAGAAGGTAGATATTGACAAGCTAGAAAAGGAAACAGAGGAAGAGGGGAATAGAGTTGCCAAAGAAAAATACAAGATTTCTGATTGA
- a CDS encoding PIN domain-containing protein has product MPKKNTRFLIDTNVFIAAVKKGWTKTTDLLLYLLTSDYELVGNDVLLAEYKKYAEALNAMDFFEFLRKRTKIVNPSREEVLKCLKYFPLNQVADAVHAATCLKTRAVIITNDKHFEKIGKEGLIEVWKIEKAIKELLQKE; this is encoded by the coding sequence TTGCCAAAGAAAAATACAAGATTTCTGATTGATACTAACGTTTTCATTGCTGCAGTAAAAAAGGGCTGGACAAAAACAACGGATCTGCTCCTTTATCTGCTTACTTCGGATTATGAGCTTGTTGGGAATGATGTCCTCCTTGCTGAGTATAAGAAGTATGCCGAAGCACTTAATGCAATGGATTTCTTCGAGTTTCTAAGAAAAAGGACTAAAATCGTGAATCCCTCAAGGGAGGAAGTTCTTAAGTGTTTGAAGTACTTCCCTCTAAACCAAGTTGCTGATGCTGTTCACGCCGCTACCTGCCTCAAAACCAGGGCTGTTATCATAACTAACGATAAGCACTTTGAAAAGATTGGCAAAGAAGGTTTAATTGAGGTCTGGAAAATTGAAAAAGCCATAAAAGAACTATTACAAAAAGAATAA